The proteins below come from a single Chryseobacterium nepalense genomic window:
- the zwf gene encoding glucose-6-phosphate dehydrogenase yields the protein MNENKSLRPTTVIIFGATGDLAKRKLFPAFYNLYIDGRMPKGFNILALGRAENTDEDFKNYVKENLENFSRKKLTQEDWAGFQAHITYFRHQLDQEDSYADLQKKLINFDTIYGTRANRLFYLSIGPNFISTISNHIKKSELASDPKKDRIIIEKPFGHDKQSAIELNNLLSEAFEEEQIYRIDHYLGKETVQNILAFRFGNSIFEPLWDHKHIESIQITVAEEVGVETRGSFYEQTGALRDMIQNHLLQILCMVAMEPPATLESGEIRDRKVDVLKSIRRIPADKVDHYAVRGQYGRNKINGFEAKGYRQENGIAPDSNTETFAAVKFYLDNERWQGVPFYVRTGKKMKEKHSYITIQFKPLPNSTFSDTQHHLAANRLVINIQPLMDIRLQFMAKKPGLTLSLEPVEMIFDYFVCQEDTPEAYETLLLDALLGDLTLFMRSDQVEEAWDVVKTIQEAWENSKDASFPNYKAGSWGPDESFTLVERQGDKWW from the coding sequence ATGAATGAAAATAAAAGCCTGAGGCCGACTACTGTTATCATCTTTGGTGCTACGGGTGATCTTGCAAAAAGAAAATTATTTCCGGCATTTTATAATTTATATATTGACGGAAGAATGCCTAAAGGATTCAATATACTTGCTTTGGGCAGGGCAGAAAATACCGATGAAGATTTTAAAAATTATGTAAAAGAAAATCTTGAGAATTTCTCAAGGAAAAAACTGACTCAGGAAGACTGGGCAGGATTTCAGGCGCATATTACCTATTTCAGACATCAGCTTGACCAGGAAGATTCTTATGCAGATTTACAAAAGAAGTTAATAAACTTCGACACGATCTACGGAACCAGGGCCAATCGGTTATTCTATTTGTCCATCGGACCAAATTTTATCTCCACCATTTCCAATCACATTAAAAAAAGTGAGCTTGCTTCCGATCCTAAAAAAGACAGGATTATTATCGAAAAACCTTTCGGACACGATAAACAATCGGCCATTGAGCTGAATAATCTTCTCTCCGAAGCTTTTGAAGAAGAGCAGATTTATAGAATTGATCATTATCTGGGTAAAGAAACCGTACAGAATATTCTGGCTTTCAGATTCGGAAATTCTATTTTTGAACCTTTATGGGATCACAAACATATAGAATCGATACAGATTACCGTAGCAGAAGAAGTAGGCGTAGAGACAAGAGGAAGCTTCTACGAACAGACCGGGGCACTCCGTGATATGATCCAGAATCATTTGCTGCAGATTCTTTGCATGGTGGCCATGGAACCGCCTGCAACACTGGAATCAGGAGAAATAAGAGACCGTAAAGTTGACGTCCTGAAGTCAATCCGAAGAATTCCCGCCGATAAGGTGGATCATTACGCTGTGAGAGGTCAATATGGAAGAAATAAAATCAACGGTTTTGAAGCCAAAGGCTATCGCCAGGAAAACGGAATTGCACCGGATTCCAACACAGAGACTTTTGCAGCGGTAAAATTCTATCTTGATAATGAACGTTGGCAGGGTGTTCCTTTTTATGTGCGTACTGGTAAAAAAATGAAAGAAAAGCATTCTTATATTACCATTCAGTTTAAACCGCTTCCGAATTCCACTTTTTCAGATACGCAACATCATCTTGCGGCTAACAGGTTGGTTATCAATATTCAGCCATTGATGGATATCAGGCTGCAGTTCATGGCCAAAAAGCCAGGACTTACCCTGTCGCTTGAACCGGTAGAAATGATATTCGATTATTTCGTGTGTCAGGAAGATACTCCGGAAGCATATGAAACATTACTGCTTGATGCATTGTTGGGAGACCTTACTTTATTCATGCGTTCCGATCAG